The Entomobacter blattae nucleotide sequence CCATGCCTAGTACTCTTTGATACCATGACGCTGAGATTTCAATATCCCGAACAGTGATGACGATATGGTCCAGTCTGTCAACAGTAAAGCGCATAATGGGTATAAACCTGTCACTCATGAATAGGGTTGGCGGTCATGGCGATTCTGCCTTGGGTACAAGGCCCGAAAATAAGACAGAAACCAAAGAATAAGTAAAGATTATATTAAATTCTCGTAAAAATCATGTCCTTTATCGTCAATAATAATAAAGGCGGGGAAATTTTGTACTTCAATTTTCCAAACGGCTTCCATGCCTAAATCGGCAAAATCCAGCAATTCCATGGTGCGGATGGAATCCTGGGTGAGCTCTGCGGCTGACCCACCGATAGACCCCAGATAAAAGCCACCATATTTCTTACAGCTTTTCCGTACAATGGCAGAACGGTTACCCTTAGCAAGGGTAATCAGTGCAGCCCCCTGTTTTTGAAAGGCTTCCATATATTGGTCCATCCTGCCTGCCGTAGTCGGGCCAAAGGAACCAGCAGGCCGATGGGCCGGCGTTTTAGCAGGTCCGGCGTAATAAATAGGATGTTTTAAGAGATAGTCCGGTAAAGGTTGGCCTTTTTTCAGTCGGTCATCAAAGCGGGCATGGGCTATATCACGGGCAACAATCATGGGCCCCGTCAGGGTGATACGGCTGCCAGGTGGCAGGGCAGAAAGGGCAGAAAGGATCTGGTCCATAGGTTGGTGTAGGGAGATGGGAACCGCTTCGGCAGGGCCGAGATGATGATGGGTGATGTTTTCGAGAAAGCGGGCCGGATTTTTTTCCAAAGCCTCCAAAAACACGCCTTTAGGGGTAATCTTGGCACGGATCTGCCGATCGGCTGAGCAGGAAACCCCAATCCCCACAGGGAGGGAGGCCCCATGGCGCGGCAGGCGAATGACCCGTACGTCATGGCAGAAATATTTGCCGCCAAATTGCGCCCCAATACCAAATTGGCGGGTCAGGGTCAGAATTTCGGCTTCCAGTTCTCTATCACGAAAGGCGCGGCCCTGGGCAGAGCCGGTGGTGGGTAGGTTATCCAGTTGACGGGCTGAGGCAAGCTTAACGGTTTTTAGCGTCATTTCTGCGCTGAGGCCCCCTATGACAATTGCCAGATGGTAAGGGGGGCAGGCTGAGGTGCCCAGGGTTTTCAAGGTGGTGTTAAGCCAATCCAGCAAAGTCTTGCGGGAGGCTAAAAGCCCACGGGTTTGTTGAAACAAAAAGGTTTTGTTCGCCGATCCTCCACCCTTGGCCATAAAAAGCAGCTCCAGGGTGGTGGCAGCCTCTTCCTTGTTGGGGTCCTTGTTGGGGGAGGTAAGGCTGTTTGGGTCCGTTTGGGCATGGTCTTCTTGGGCGTGGTCTTCCTGAAGGGGGGCTGCCTGGTGGGTTTTCTCCTCGCTGGCAATAATATCAATTTGGGCCGGCAGGTTGTTACGGGTGTTGGTTTCTTCAAACATGGTAAGGGGAGCCATTTGGGAGTAGCGCAGATTATGGTGGGTATAAGTGGCATAGACCCCCGCGGAAAGGGCTGCTTCCAGCGATCCTTCACACCATACCCGTTCCCCCTTTTTGCCCAGGATAATGGCGGTGCCAGTATCTTGGCACATGGGCAGTTGGCCTTGAGCTGCGATGACAGCATTTTTAAGCAGGGAAAGAGCAACAAAACGGTCATTATCTGAGGCTTCTGCATCATCAAGGATATGGGCAAGTTGGGCCAGATGCTGGCTATGATACAGGAAGGAAACATTGTAGAAGGCCTTAGCGGTAAGGGCCGTGATCAGCTGGGCTGGAATATGCAGAATGGTTTTCCCCCGATGGGTTGAAACCTCTAGACCGAAATGTTTGGGGTCAAAGTTTTCGGGGTTAAAGGGTTTGGGATCAAAGTGTTCGGAATTAAGATGTTCGAGATTAAAGGGATTGGGGCCAAAATTGTTAAAAGGGGTGTTGGAGGCCTCAAGGGAGGCCTCAAAGGGGGAGTGGGCAGACTCTTCCGTTGGGAAAGCTAGCCGTGAGTCTGAGGATTTGTCAGAGGGGAATTCGCCAGCGGGAGGTTTGCTAGAAGGAGGTTTATCAGGGGGGAATTCTCCAGAAGAGGGATAGGAAAGTGAGGCAGGAGCTGGCCCAATAGTTGGCCCAGGAGCTGGTCTAGGAGCTGGTCCAGTATTAAAGGAGGCTTTGTGGTGCGTGCTCGCCTCAGGGTGCTGCCCCTTTTGCGCTGTGTTGGCTAACTTGTTTCCCTGTGGCTCGTTGGCTTTGAGGTTTTTTCTTCTGGCTATGGGATCGTTTGGTTGGGAGTGGGCCTCAAAAACTGTCCCTGAAATATTTTCTGAAACATCTTCAGAAAGAGTCTCAGAAGAAATTTCCCCAAGGGTGTTCGAAGTGGTGGTGTCCGAAGTAGGGACGCCCAAAGTAGGGGTGCCTGAAGAATGAATGCCCGAAGTAGGGATATCCAAAGAATGATGAGACGTGGCCCCAAAATCCCTTTCAGAATCCCTTTCAGTATCCCCTTTCGCATCTTTTGGAGCACCTCTTTGAGAAATCCTTTCAGAATCTCCTCCAGAATTTTCCTCAGGATTAGCTTCACCCTTTCCCCCGGCAGAATGTTCAGAAGCCTTCTTGGAAGGAGGCATGGTTTGGAAAGGGGGATTTTGGTCTTCTCTGCCTTGATGGGCCCCCTGGTGGGGTTTTTTGAGGGGGACCACTGGCTCTGGTGGTAAGGCCCTCGGCCTCTGACCTTTGGAAGGGGAGATTTGCCAGACTCTATCACTGGCCGGTGTGTTGGGGGCCGATCGTGGGGACAAGGCCTGCTCGGTCGTGAGGAGACTTTCACGACTCTGAGTAATCTGCCTGCTCTCCTGGCTATGCCCCTGGTTATTCCTCTGGCTACTTTCCTGGCTATTCTCCTGGGAGTTTTCAGCCTTCTTTAGGGAAGGGGAGGGGCCCCCATGCTCCTCTGAAGAACCAGAGCCTGAAAACCCGAGGCTGGATGGGGTGAGCTGTTCCCAGAGAATGTCTTCTGGTAGGGCAGAAAACAGGTTGGCGTAAGGGCGTTTTTCTTCAGAAGGAGAATGTTCTTTCTCTGCTTTGTTGGGGGGCATTTTTTGGGGAACTTCCTTGCTTGAAATGACTGAAGCATCGGGGAAAGGCTTATGCTCTGAAGCCTTGGGATGAGAGAAGGAAAAAGGGCTTGCACGGGTGGAGGAGCGGGTTTTACTTTTTTCCTGAGCCTGAGCCTGAGCCTGAGCCTGAGCCTGAGCCTGAGCCTGAGCCTGAGCCTGAGCCTGAGCCTGAGCCTGAGCCTGAGCCTGAGCCTGAGCCTGAGCCTGAGCCTGAGCCTGAGCCTGAGCCTGAGCCTGAGCCTGAGCCTGAGCCTGAGCCTGAGCCTGAGCCTGAGCCTGAGCCTGAGCCTGAGCCTGAGCCTGAGCCTGAGCCTGAGCCTGAGCCTGAGCCTGAGCCTTTTGATCTTGGTTAGGGGGTGTTAAGGGATGCTGGGCGTGGGGAGGGAAGAAATGAGGCTTGGGCTGTTCGTGGGGTTGCTCATGACGCTGCTTATGGTGTTGCTCAAGGGGTAGGCCTTTTAAACGCTCTTTGGGGATATTCCTCATCTTTGTTGAATTTGGCTTTGTTGAACGGTTATGGCCGTTTTCCTTTCCCTTTTGGGGTCTGTTAGGAACATGACCCTGAGCTTGGCTACCATCTAGGTCAGGGGAGGGATCAGTGGGTTTATCATTGCGGGACATGGGGAGAGAAAGAAGCGGGTTTAGAGGTCAGGGGGTTGAGAATGCGGGGAAGGAAGGCTTTTTGAGTCCGATCATTTCTTTGGCCATTTCCTCGGTTTTTTGCGTTAAAGGCCTTTTTTTGCGTTATAGATTTTTTGACATTTCTGAAGAACCTGAAGAACGAGAGGTTGATACGAAGGGCCAGCGAACGGTCTAGAATGGGGCAACAAGAAATATTGATTGGAATGATGCAAGGGTCCTTCATTCTATCTGGCAGATATCTTGCCAGAGTATGAGGCGGAGTATGAGGCGACGTATGGGCCAGAGTATGAGGTGGAGTATGGAGCATTCCCACTAACGAATGAAACGGCACATTCCTGAAAGATTTCTTGGTGGGGGGGAGTCTTCGTTGGGGTTGAGAATCTCTATTCTGAGGGGTCCTGGGGCTCAGTTGGCACGGGTTTGGGCGTGTTATCCTTTTTTCGGAAAGCGCTCAGGCTGATAATTTCTGCCTCCTTCTGGGGGAGGGGATCCTCCTGGGGGGTGGCATTATAAGGTTCATGAAAATGGGATTGGGAGGTTTCTCCCATATCGGCAATATTTTCCACTTTCATGACCTGCCTTGGGTTGGCCTTTGTGGGGTGTAAAGGGTGAGGGCCTTCCAGGGTATCGCCACTTTCAGGGTCGTTTTCGCCAGCATTTTCTGGATCCAGGTCTTCAAGGTCAGAAGGGTGGGTAAAGCGCATGGCCAATTCTGCATGGGGGTCAGAAAAACCAACCAGGGCATTAAAGGGAATCATTAACGTGCTGCCAACGCCGCCAAATGAAAGCCCTACCGAAAAGAGCTGGGCTTTACGATCTACCTTCAAGTCCCAGAATTGATGCTGAAGCACAATGGTCATTTCCTGGGGATATTGGCTTTTAAGCCGCTGGGGAATTTTAACACCGGGCATATCAGTACGAAAGCTGATGAAAAAATGATGCCGACCCGGCAGCCCATACTGGGCGACATATTCTAGCGTTTGGATAACCAGATAACGATGGGCGTTTTCAATCCATATTTCGTAAGGCAGATGGGAGAATGGGGGGATGGTTGGATCGTTGCCGTTATCATCTGTCATCGGGTATTCCTACACGTTGTCGTCGGGGCTTGCTCTTGCTATGGCCTCTTGGTGGCCTAAAGACAAGGCCCATTACCAGCTAGCTCTCAGCAAGATGGTTAAAGTTCAGCAAGGTGGTTCAAAGTATAGAGACAAAATTAGCATCTAAAAAAAAATTAACAATCAGAAAAGAAAGCGCGCCCCACTCACAAGAGTTTAGTCTTAAAGGGATGTTGCATGAAAGACATGATCAATCGAGAATTATCCACCCCTTATAAGCGGTGCATGATAAAAAACACAAGGGCTGCTTCTGCCTTTCAAAGGGGCTTTTTTACATTGTTTGGGGCTTTCCCCATCCAGCTGGCAGCGCTTCTGCGTAAAAGCTCGTATGTTAAAAGAGGTAGGGGAAAGGAAAGGCTTTCTTTAAAATTCTCCCAGGTACAAAATTCTCCAGGTTTAAAATTTTTCCGGATTCAAAAATTTTCCGGGCTCAAAGCTTTTCTAGGCTCAAATTTTTCTGAGTTCAAAACGCTCTTCAAGGGAGGAATTCTTTTGAGAAGCATCTCTCGTTCTTTATTTTCCTTACACAAGGTTTTTCTTACACAAGACAATTTCTCCCTCCAAACATCGCTTTCTCCAAACACTGCTTTCTGGCCAGAAGTGCTGCTCTTGAAAGATCGTCCCTGTCCTTAAGGTTGCTCTTAAGAAGGTCAGACAAGCCCCGTTTCCTTCCAAGTGGTGCTGATAAAACCTCACAGGAATCGCCAAAATAAAAATTATCTCAATTCCAACGCTAGAATTTGAGGAGGCGGCACTTCCTTCTATTGTTCACGAAATTGTAGCCCCCGAACAGCAACCCGCTGGTTTGCATAATAAAATGAAGGAATAGACTCCTTATGCACGACTACAGCGGAGAGCACCTCGGCAAAAAGAAAGGCCTCATCAACTGCCAAAAAAATTATTTCGATAAAAATCGCTTTGGTAAAAATTACCCTCTCTCAATAAAAATGATCCTGTCTAAAACTGTGCTGGCTAAAATAGCCCCAGGCTCGGCTCTGAAGAAAGAGAGCCCCCAAAAATTCCCCAGAGAAAAGCCACAAGAAAAGCCTTAAGGAAATCTCCAAGGAAAACAATAGGAAAAACAACAAGGAAAATACCAAGGCCTCTCCCCAGGGAAATTAATAAGGAAAATGATGATGGAAATTATGAGAGAAATCACGAGGAAAAAGAAAGGCTCTTTGCCAAAATTGCCCAGCGCTTATTTAATAATGGGTTTTGAAGAAGCACTCTGACCCTATAATTTTTCGCATGAGGTTATGGCTGCCCTTCCTATTCTTGTAAAGCCGAGCGTGCTAAAAGAAAAAGAGGAAACATGCTGGGAAGCAGCCTATGATCAGCCCTGAGTGTTTGGCCTGTAAGGCATGTGCAAGCCAATGCTCGGTTAAACGGCTGTCCTCTAGCGGGGGCAGCCCTAGTAATAACCAGCTTCCCTTTTATAGGGTTACCCTTCATATTGATCACTATAGCCTGCATGGGGTGCCGGAGTTTTTCCATCCCCAGCCTGGTATGCCTGTAACAGCTGATATCAAGGTTGGGAAACGGACGATTGTTCAATACTTCCTTAACACTGTTGTTCCTGCTGCGACAGTAAGGAATGTGGGAACCCTGATCATCGCCTTGCCGATCTGCCGTGCGAGAATAGATGCGCTAGCCTTGGCCTGCTTAATGGAAAGCTGGTATTCCTCGTGAGAAATACGCTAAAGCCCATTTCTCGGGGCTCTATTATACACGATACGTAAGGCCATTAAGGGATTATTTGGTGGCAGGGGTAGAGTATTATGCCCCTCTTATGGCCCCCCCGGTATGGAAAAATATTTCATTGGGTCAGGCACCAAAAGCGCAGGAGCGGACGCATAGAAAAATATTTTCGTATGGCGGATCTACCAAGCCTTTCTCAGCCCACCTTAGCAAAAAATTGATAGAAGACCTGCCTCAAGATTATAAAACAGAGCTATAAACAGAGCTATAAACAGAGCTATAAACAGGGCTATAAAACCAAGGGTTATAGACCTCATGATGTAAAACCAAAGCTATAAAACCAAGGTATAAAACTGGGGCTATAAGCAGAGAGAGCATAATTTGGCTCTCACTCTGTGGGGGAAGGCAAAGGCTTTCCCAATCAGATTTTTTGGTCAAGTTTTTTGGTCAGATTTTTTTTGGGAATTTTTCAGTAGGGGGCTTCTGTTGCCCGGTGCCCCCCAAACCGCGCTTATTGCTTATGCAGCAACAGCGAGTGCCTCTGAATTATCGTTGGCATCTGTAAAAATAGCCCGATGACGGTGGTACAATACCGAGCGAAAAGTAAATCTTTACTACGCGTGTCGAGCCTGTTTCGCCCCCAAAGACCTGCTCTTTAACGAGATGAATCTTTACCGTGAAGAGCAAGAGTAACACAATGGTGGAGGCGCCGGGCACTGCCCCCGGGTCCACTACGCTTATTCCAAATACCGTTTATCGCCATAGCGGAATCACCCGCAGGTTTATATGTAGTCTTTTTCCTGGTATAGGAAAAGGGGGAAGGCGAAAAAATTGCATGGAAAAGGGCTTTTCCTTTATGCTGACTCATTGATGCTGGTGGTATCCCTCTTTGGAAATTCCTTTTTTGAGGGAACAGGTTTGTTGTTTAAGGGCTACTTCTGTTAGAGAGGCAGGAGAATTCTCAGTATTGATTTTATCTGGAAGGATTGTCATCCAGATTGGTGATAAGGAAGCTGATGATCAGCAAAGATTTTAAAAAAAGGCCATCATGATTAGCCGTCATTATTATACGCGCTTTACCGCAGAACAGCGGGCAGAAGCGTGCACTTTGTCTTAGAGAATAGTGGGAAGAAATATGCGCTTTACCTCAGAACAACAAGAAGAAATCCAACAGCAAGGGCAAGCCACTGCCCAAACCCGGCGAAGCACCGTGCCCGCCCTCGAGGAGATACTCTACCACCCCTATCCTGTGCTGGATCATGGGTTTATCCGGGTGGTGGATTATATGGGTGGCGATGATGCCGTTGTACAGGCTGCGCGTGTTTCCTATGGCAAGGGCACACGCAAGATCTCGGAAGATACTGGCCTGATCCGCTATTTAATGCGCCACTGGCACACTACTCCCTTCGAGATGTGCGAAATTAAGATGCATATCAAACTGCCTATTTTTATTGCTCGGCAGTGGATCCGCCATCGGACCGCCAATGTTAACGAATATTCTGGCCGTTATTCCATTATGGATAAAGAGTTTTATATTCCCCAGCCCGAGCACCTGGCGGCACAAAGCCACCAGAATCGTCAGGGCCGGGGCGCAGTGCTGGATGAGTCGGCTGCAGCAGAGGTGCTGGCCTTGTTAAAAGATGATGCTGCTCGCTGCCATCACCATTATGAGCTGATGCTGCAGGATGAAGAGAACGGCCATGGTTATGGGCTTGCGCGTGAGCTGGCCCGCATGAACCTTACTCTCAACACCTATACTCAATGGTATTGGAAGACGGACTTGCACAATTTTCTGCATTTTCTGCATTTGCGGATGGATAGCCATGCCCAGTTTGAAATTCAGGCTTATGCCCAGGTCATGTTTGATATTCTGGAAAAATGGGTGCCCGTTACTGCAATGGCCTTTAAGGATTACCGACTAGGGGCCTATACGTTCTCCGCAGGTATGCTCAAGGTGCTCAAAGCCATGCTGGCAGGGCAGAAAATTGAGCAGGAAAGCTCAAACCTTAGCAAGCGCGAGTGGCGTGAATTAATGGATGTGCTTGAAGCCAATTAAGAGAAGCCAACTAAGAGGAGATTTTTCCGTTAAGGAAAGATCAGAAAAGGAAATATTAAGAAAAGATAAGAAAAGATAAGAATAGGATTTTATAGGCTTTTGCAGCACAGCCTACCCAGGGCTGTTCTCGTAAGGGCTCTCTTTATGGCTTGGTCTATCTTATAGATCTTGTGCCCTATTGATGGCCAAAAGGCGGTTTTCTCCAGCGTTTCATTTTCCATGCGTTTAAGGGGTATGTTGGCCTGAATAATCGCTCTTGCAGCCCAGGAGCGCATGGCCCAGGAGCGTATGGCCTTGGGGAGTCCCCGCCAGGCTTACAATAGGGTGGGGTCGATAGGTGGGATGGTCAATAGGCGGGGTACAGAAATGAAATCAAAAAGCGTGGTCTAAAAAAAGAATATCATCTTGAAACCCGAGACGATGTTCTTCTTTGCAATTACGGCAGCTAAAGGAGAGCCGGTGGAGGCCATAGAATACGCTTTGCTTTTAACGCTGCTTTCCCTGTTTCTGGGATCGGTGCTGATCTGGTCTATGCCCCAATAGCGGTGGGGATAGGCCATTTGAGGTTTGCTCTTTACGGGTTGGTTTGTGGTCGGTTGGGTGTTCGCTCCTCAGTGGGGTCCTAGAGTCTAAAGGCCTAAGGGGGCAGCGGTCCCGCGCAGCCTGCCTTTTGGCCCTTTTTTAGAGTCTGTAGGCCTTGGGGTGTAGCCCATCAATAGCCCGTAGCCTTAGGTGCCCGGCCTTAGATGTTACCTTAGGTGCCAGCCTTAGCGCCCAACTTTAGGTGCCCGGCTTTAGGTGCCCGGCTTTAGGTGTTAGGGCTGTGCTTCATGGGGCATCTTCGGTCTTAGGCTTATTGGCAACCGCCTGATGAAAACGCTATGGTGGAATTCCCTTTTGGGTTCTTTTTCAGCCGATCTTTTGGCAGGTTTAGACACTCGACAGATTAAGGAGGAACTATGGGGGCAGGGTACATGGGGGTAGGGCATAGGGGCAAACCCGCAGGGCAAGCGGGAAAAGACGAGGGAAAGACAGTTTCCTCTTCTGAGGGAGGGATATTCCCAGATCATTCACCACAGGTTTTCTCGCAAGAGGGTCCAAATGAGAATCCAGAAAAGGGCCCAGAAAAGAGTTCAGAAAAGGGCTCTGCTGAGTCTCCTCTTTTTCCTAAGCCCGAAGCAATCCAACAGGGGCCAGAACAGGGGCCAGAACAGGGGTCAGAAGAGGCGCCAGCACAGGGGCTAGAACAGGTAACAGAACGGGGTCTAGAACAGGCGCCAGCACGCATTTCGAGCTCTTCACCAGAGCACGCTGCGTTGTTGCCTCTAGGGAGCTCAGATGCACCATTGGAGGCGGATTCTTCCCCGGTCTTACCCGCAGGGGGCTTGCCCGCGGGCCAGAGTGTCGTTCCAGATTTGAGAGCTTCTTCATCAGGGAAAGTTGCATTCCCCTTGGAGGAGGCAGGTTCTCATCCTTCAGCACAGGGGGGTGATGTATTCTCCGAGAAAGATGTCTCCTCCGAGAAAGCGGAAGATGCTTTTGGGGCTGGTGTTTCCCAAGGGGAGGGGCCTGAGCTGGGGGCTTCGCAGGGTGAAGGTTCATCCCAAAGGTTGGATGAGGTTTTGGGGGTGACAGTTTCTCAGAATTCCAAGGTTTTCCCAGCTTCTCCTGTTTCTTTGGCCTCAGAGGGGGGGCAGGGGGGTGGTCGGCCACGCTTTGGTGGCGGCGCTGCACAAGGAGGGAACCCTTCAGAAGAAGCAGGATCCGTTCGGCAGGGACAAGAGAGTATGAGCCATGATAGTGTGAATCATGACAGTGTGAGCCACGCGTTAATATTTTCCCATTCGGGTTCTGGTACAGTATCAGGTTCTGGCGTAGCATCAGGGTTTTACGCAGCAGAAGAGGCGGGTGAAAATGAGGCTTATGCGGGGCTTACCCCCCCGCCCGATATTTTTGCGGCCACGATTCAGGCCCAGGAGAATAAAGCTGAGGATAAAGCCAAGGAAGAAAGGCTGAAGAAACTGCAAACCTTATCATTAGAAGAGGAGGAGGCTTTTGTTTCTGACGAGCCGGGCCCAGTTAAGCCTACCGTCCAGCCAGCATCGCCTCCTCTTGTGGCAGATCCTTATCACGACCCTTATTATACGCCGCTCTCCCTTAAGATATTATATGGTTTGGCCGTGGTGATGGTGATAGGGTGTATTGCCCTTGGTGTGGCGCTGTCGGGGAGAAAAAGCCAAACCCTGCATGAGTGGTTTTGTCCACCGACTGAGGCCCCGGCCGGGTTGTGCCGGAAATAGGGGTAACCCCAAACAGAAATCTTGTTGCTTCTCTTGTTTGTGCCCAATTTGTGTCCAAGAGGGTTAAACGAGATGTTAAAGGAGAGTGTTAAATATTGTTACCAAGGGTGTTAAACAGGGATGTTAAAAAAGGGTATTCACAAGGGTATTTAATAAGGGCGTTAAAAACGTTTCTTGTCCTCTTTGTCCTGACCTGGGCTGTCAGTTCTTGACGGTCCACTTCCCCCGGATCTTTTGCGCCCCCAATCGCGAGGAGTGGGCGCTTGACTCTGATATGTTTCTCCCCCCCCCTGCCTGCCGGATGTAATACGACCACTAGCTGTGTGCAAAATGGCATTGGCACCCAATAAACAAAACGGAGACAGTTTGTTATTCGGAGCAATGGGTCCAAAGCTTGCAAAATGTCTTTGAAGGTTTTTTGTTTTTCCACCTGTTCGATTATAGTCTGTTCGGTCATAAGGAAAGTTTTTCTTTGTCCGATTCAAAGGCTTTTACGTGCCTTCGGAGAGTATCTGTTTTCTCCTGAAGAGGCTTGGCTGTCGAAATAGCTATACTCTGAAAAATGAGGCTGTGAAAACTTAGGAGAGAGAATCTGTGTAAGCCGGGTAAGATTGTGCTTTCATGGGGGTTTTTATCTCTTCTTCATATTAGAACAACAATTTCCTATCGCTCAGATTTTAATAGGTGATCTATTGCGTTCAGAGAGAAAGCAGGGAACCGAAATTGGCAAACAAGCTAAGATAATTGCCAATTGAAGATGTTTTCTTAATCTCTGGTATAGATGATGGGGACTTGGTTCCCGATGAAGTGATCATCAAGATGCTTTCAAACGTTTAGGAGGTAAAAACCAGAAAAAATTCTTTAGGCACAACCAGAAATTCGAAAATTGTGGGGTTCCCGTTCGCGAAGAGGCCTGTGCCATAACTCCCCCAATTCAACTTCTCCAGCTCAATCTCCCATGTCCAAATCGTGGAGGTTTTGCCCAAGTCATGGAGTTTCAAGGATATGGGGGGTTATTAAGGATCGTTTTAAGACGTACTCCCTTTTAAGACGTCATTCCCTTTAAGACATAGGTAGATCACCACGTTGATAGGTCGGGTGTGAAAACGCAGTAATGTGTGAAGCTAACCGGCTCCAAGTAAAAATGTCAAGCAGCCTTTGGATGAGGGCAGCTTTATTATTCCCCTCCATGTAATAACCTCCATGCAAGAACAAGCCTTACGGTGTTATGCCGGTAGCCGATATGTCATGTCCTCTGATACGCCGAGAAATAGAATACGCTGAGAAATGGCGGAATCAGATCCCTTGATGATGCTCTTCAGTATGTACCTACTCAGCGTAAAGATATTTTAGACACCTCCTCCCCCTTTAAGAGGCACAGGCCCACTTTAGGGAAGATTTTGCGGGCTTTGTAAGAGGGAAAGCTTATGGGAAAAGACCAAAGCTCCCTTTACACGCTGTAAGGAGAGATGCACAATTCTTTGATGAGATGAAAGGCAAAACCAGGGTATATTTGAGAAAGAACCTTAATCGTTGGTTGCAATAATTCCGTTAAAGCGACAGCGCTTTCAAGCTCATACCAGGCATTTTTACGCACGCAATTTGCGAGTCTGGTATGAATGGAAAATTTAAGAAAACTTTCAAGCTCGGGGTGGTATAAAGTTCGTACAGATGAGGTTGGATATAAACGCCCCCCCTTAAACCCAACAGGTTGAATAATCCCATGATGAGATGGGGGTGAGGAATACTCCTAACGAGAGGGTCTTACGGTTTGCGTAAGGCTTGCGGCCAGCTGGCGGGCTATGCGGCGATAAGCCTGGCCGGCTGGGGAATCCGGGGCCTTGGCAACAAGGGGGGTGCCGGCATCGGCATGGCTGCGGATCTCAACCACCAGGGGGATTTCTCCCAAAAAGGGAACATCCTGTTTTTCGGCCTCCTGGCGCGCACCGCCATGGCCAAAGAGCTCGCTATTTTCTCCACAATGTGGGCAAGTAAAATAGGCCATATTTTCTATAACCCCTAGAATGGGCACATTGGTTTTCTCAAACATACGAATGGCCCGTCGGGCATCAATAAGGGCGATATCTTGCGGGGTGGAAACGATAACGGCTCCCCCCAGCTGAATTTTCTGGGCCAGGGTGAGCTGGGCATCGCCTGTGCCGGGGGGCATATCGATGACCAGCACATCCAGCGCGCCCCAATTGACATCGCCTAAAAATTGGGTAATAGCCCCCATCACCATAGGCCCCCGCCAGACCAGGGCTTCATCGGGGTTAACCAGCAGCCCGATCGACATAGCCTTAACCCCCCATGCTTCTATGGGTTGAAGAATGCCTGCTTTAGCTTCGGGTTTGGTATGAAGCCCTAGCATATGGGCTACCGAAGGGCCGTAAACATCGGCATCCATAAGCCCTGTCTTCAGCCCTTCCATGCCTAAAGCTACGGCCAGATTAACCGCGGTAGACGATTTGCCAACTCCACCTTTGCCAGAGGCTACCGCAATAACCGTTTTAACATGGGGCAGGAGCGGGCCTTGAGGTTTGGTGGGGCGGGGGCCATTAAGCCGCATGGGCCTGTGTTCAGCATGGGGCGAAATATGCCGGCTGACAAGCTGGGGCGGAGGGGCAGAAGAGATCCCCTGATTTTGGTCCCCTTGATGTTGGGTTTGCGGATTTTGGGGCCCCAAGTTTTGAGTCTCCAGATTTTGAGCTTCCATGTTTTGAACCCCCAGTTTTTTGGTTCCCATATTTTGGGCTCCTATGTTTTGGCCTTCCTGGCTTTGGACGTTTGGGGGCTGAGCTGAAGGGGCTTGATG carries:
- a CDS encoding FumA C-terminus/TtdB family hydratase beta subunit; this translates as MITALTAKAFYNVSFLYHSQHLAQLAHILDDAEASDNDRFVALSLLKNAVIAAQGQLPMCQDTGTAIILGKKGERVWCEGSLEAALSAGVYATYTHHNLRYSQMAPLTMFEETNTRNNLPAQIDIIASEEKTHQAAPLQEDHAQEDHAQTDPNSLTSPNKDPNKEEAATTLELLFMAKGGGSANKTFLFQQTRGLLASRKTLLDWLNTTLKTLGTSACPPYHLAIVIGGLSAEMTLKTVKLASARQLDNLPTTGSAQGRAFRDRELEAEILTLTRQFGIGAQFGGKYFCHDVRVIRLPRHGASLPVGIGVSCSADRQIRAKITPKGVFLEALEKNPARFLENITHHHLGPAEAVPISLHQPMDQILSALSALPPGSRITLTGPMIVARDIAHARFDDRLKKGQPLPDYLLKHPIYYAGPAKTPAHRPAGSFGPTTAGRMDQYMEAFQKQGAALITLAKGNRSAIVRKSCKKYGGFYLGSIGGSAAELTQDSIRTMELLDFADLGMEAVWKIEVQNFPAFIIIDDKGHDFYENLI
- a CDS encoding SspB family protein, translating into MTDDNGNDPTIPPFSHLPYEIWIENAHRYLVIQTLEYVAQYGLPGRHHFFISFRTDMPGVKIPQRLKSQYPQEMTIVLQHQFWDLKVDRKAQLFSVGLSFGGVGSTLMIPFNALVGFSDPHAELAMRFTHPSDLEDLDPENAGENDPESGDTLEGPHPLHPTKANPRQVMKVENIADMGETSQSHFHEPYNATPQEDPLPQKEAEIISLSAFRKKDNTPKPVPTEPQDPSE
- the thyX gene encoding FAD-dependent thymidylate synthase; protein product: MRFTSEQQEEIQQQGQATAQTRRSTVPALEEILYHPYPVLDHGFIRVVDYMGGDDAVVQAARVSYGKGTRKISEDTGLIRYLMRHWHTTPFEMCEIKMHIKLPIFIARQWIRHRTANVNEYSGRYSIMDKEFYIPQPEHLAAQSHQNRQGRGAVLDESAAAEVLALLKDDAARCHHHYELMLQDEENGHGYGLARELARMNLTLNTYTQWYWKTDLHNFLHFLHLRMDSHAQFEIQAYAQVMFDILEKWVPVTAMAFKDYRLGAYTFSAGMLKVLKAMLAGQKIEQESSNLSKREWRELMDVLEAN
- a CDS encoding IucA/IucC family protein, whose product is MIQPVGFKGGRLYPTSSVRTLYHPELESFLKFSIHTRLANCVRKNAWYELESAVALTELLQPTIKVLSQIYPGFAFHLIKELCISPYSV
- a CDS encoding P-loop NTPase, yielding MPQTPPQGGGFPATPTQQPAHHQAPSAQPPNVQSQEGQNIGAQNMGTKKLGVQNMEAQNLETQNLGPQNPQTQHQGDQNQGISSAPPPQLVSRHISPHAEHRPMRLNGPRPTKPQGPLLPHVKTVIAVASGKGGVGKSSTAVNLAVALGMEGLKTGLMDADVYGPSVAHMLGLHTKPEAKAGILQPIEAWGVKAMSIGLLVNPDEALVWRGPMVMGAITQFLGDVNWGALDVLVIDMPPGTGDAQLTLAQKIQLGGAVIVSTPQDIALIDARRAIRMFEKTNVPILGVIENMAYFTCPHCGENSELFGHGGARQEAEKQDVPFLGEIPLVVEIRSHADAGTPLVAKAPDSPAGQAYRRIARQLAASLTQTVRPSR